In Deltaproteobacteria bacterium, one genomic interval encodes:
- a CDS encoding ABC transporter permease, producing the protein MNLRKLAWKNLLRRKSRAAFTGLGIFLGIATFVAIASLTSQMEGAVQDQLDRFGANILVSPRTDQLSLGFGDIALGGTEVSRSRLTLADKEKIASIHHRDRIRSIVPYLLTAADASGKNLVWMGIPSAEMADARPWWKIDGSPIRKRGEALLGADAAAALDKGPGGTVTTGNRLFHVVGVLRSTGEKEDGMIIADIADVQALSKVPGGVTFFEVAALCKNCPVEDIVAQIGQALPGARVSAIRQVV; encoded by the coding sequence ATGAACCTTCGGAAACTGGCGTGGAAGAACCTGCTCCGCCGCAAGTCGCGGGCGGCCTTCACCGGTCTCGGGATCTTCCTCGGGATCGCCACCTTCGTCGCGATCGCGTCGCTCACCTCCCAGATGGAAGGGGCCGTGCAGGACCAGCTCGACCGGTTCGGCGCGAACATCCTCGTATCGCCCCGGACGGACCAGCTCTCCCTCGGGTTCGGCGACATCGCCCTCGGGGGTACCGAGGTCTCCCGCTCCCGGCTCACCCTGGCGGACAAGGAGAAGATAGCGTCGATCCACCACAGGGACCGGATCCGCTCGATCGTCCCGTACCTGCTGACCGCGGCGGACGCTTCCGGCAAGAACCTCGTCTGGATGGGCATCCCCTCCGCCGAAATGGCGGACGCCCGGCCGTGGTGGAAGATCGACGGTTCCCCGATCCGGAAGCGGGGAGAAGCGCTCCTCGGCGCCGATGCCGCCGCGGCTCTCGACAAAGGGCCCGGTGGAACCGTGACGACAGGGAACCGGCTGTTCCACGTCGTGGGGGTGCTCCGTTCCACGGGGGAGAAGGAAGACGGGATGATCATCGCCGACATCGCGGACGTGCAGGCGCTGTCGAAGGTTCCCGGGGGGGTGACCTTCTTCGAGGTCGCGGCGCTGTGCAAGAATTGCCCCGTGGAGGACATCGTCGCGCAGATCGGCCAGGCCCTGCCGGGCGCGAGGGTGTCGGCCATCCGGCAGGTGGT
- a CDS encoding DUF2318 domain-containing protein, protein MILLLAGVAAAGHAGLFDGILKKSPADAAKAAGVKESADTVSIPLSALDSGKALFLSLESAGRQLHYFALRSSDGKYRAALDACDVCFRTNRGYRQEGEQMVCNNCNQKFACDKIGEVKGGCNPHPLAHKEEAGYMIIRKSDIAAGKEYFARKRT, encoded by the coding sequence GTGATCCTGCTTCTGGCCGGGGTCGCCGCCGCCGGGCATGCGGGTCTGTTCGACGGGATCCTGAAGAAATCGCCGGCCGACGCGGCGAAGGCGGCGGGCGTGAAAGAGTCCGCCGACACGGTCTCGATTCCCCTCTCGGCCCTCGATTCCGGGAAGGCGCTCTTCCTGTCGCTTGAGTCGGCCGGGCGGCAGCTCCACTACTTCGCGCTGCGGAGTTCCGACGGAAAGTACCGCGCGGCGCTCGACGCGTGCGACGTCTGCTTCCGCACGAACCGCGGCTACCGGCAGGAAGGGGAGCAGATGGTGTGCAACAACTGCAACCAGAAGTTCGCCTGCGACAAGATCGGCGAGGTGAAGGGGGGGTGCAATCCCCATCCGCTGGCCCACAAGGAAGAGGCGGGATACATGATCATCCGGAAGTCGGATATCGCGGCGGGCAAGGAGTATTTCGCCCGCAAGCGGACGTGA
- a CDS encoding extracellular solute-binding protein produces MKRMLVLLAAILLATQDVHAEPVKINLHSCCVTEDATTKEILPAFKKYYKEKFGKDVDVSASFAGSGTLKNQILGGAPVQVAVLSSELYLDQLKEKGLVSSDWRKNPNQGAVIKSVIVFVTRKGNPKGLVTFEDLAKPGTKVLHASPDTSGGAQWAIFAIYGAGANFRNLTFGPEDGGVKLLSAVEKNVIAQPESARQTFVQFDAGFGDAIVTYENEALLEKAKGRDYAISVPKKTIETEWKVARVDRNVRPEQEHAVAELIKFLYTAEAQRAYAKYGFRPVDAKIEKEFHAKYAKVAQPFTVDDLGGWKSARKNVIENAWKKTQGK; encoded by the coding sequence ATGAAGCGCATGCTCGTGCTCCTCGCCGCAATCCTGCTCGCAACCCAGGACGTCCACGCAGAACCCGTGAAGATCAACCTCCACTCCTGCTGCGTCACGGAGGACGCCACGACGAAGGAGATCCTCCCCGCCTTCAAGAAGTATTACAAGGAGAAGTTCGGCAAGGACGTCGACGTCTCCGCGTCGTTCGCCGGCTCCGGGACGCTCAAGAACCAGATCCTGGGCGGGGCGCCGGTGCAGGTGGCGGTCCTCTCCTCCGAGCTGTACCTGGACCAGTTGAAGGAGAAGGGGCTGGTCTCTTCGGACTGGCGGAAGAACCCGAACCAGGGGGCGGTCATCAAGTCCGTCATCGTCTTCGTCACCCGAAAAGGGAACCCGAAGGGACTCGTCACCTTCGAAGATCTCGCGAAGCCGGGAACGAAGGTGCTCCACGCGAGCCCGGACACCTCCGGGGGGGCGCAGTGGGCGATCTTCGCGATCTACGGCGCGGGTGCGAACTTCCGGAACCTCACCTTCGGTCCGGAGGACGGGGGGGTGAAGCTCCTTTCCGCCGTCGAGAAGAACGTGATCGCACAGCCCGAGTCGGCCCGCCAGACGTTCGTCCAGTTCGACGCGGGATTCGGCGACGCGATCGTCACCTACGAGAACGAGGCGCTGCTCGAGAAGGCCAAGGGACGCGACTACGCGATCTCCGTGCCGAAGAAGACGATCGAGACGGAGTGGAAGGTGGCGCGGGTCGACAGGAACGTCCGCCCGGAGCAGGAGCATGCCGTCGCCGAGCTCATCAAGTTCCTCTACACCGCCGAAGCCCAGCGCGCCTACGCGAAGTACGGCTTCCGGCCGGTGGACGCGAAAATCGAGAAGGAGTTCCACGCGAAGTACGCGAAGGTGGCGCAGCCGTTCACGGTGGACGACCTGGGCGGGTGGAAGAGCGCGCGGAAGAACGTGATCGAGAACGCCTGGAAGAAGACCCAGGGGAAGTAG
- a CDS encoding sulfate ABC transporter permease subunit, protein MSRPRNMDSLLRGATFAAALGLFFLLILLPLVSLNQYAVREGFGVFWDRLKNPDAVAALRLTGLVALATTGVNGVIGTAMAFLLTRYRFPGRKAINALVDIPLAIPTVVTGFALLLMYGPLGPVGRFFGEREIQIMFSFPGLLLGHVFVTFPFMVRAVGAVLESVPRSGEDAARTLGAKEWQVFAFVTIPAVREGIVAGAFLTFSRSLGEFGASIMVSGNLVGRTQTGPLYIFSRFNTGDVEGAAAIAILLALASFLILLLLQLFQSSVARKVG, encoded by the coding sequence ATGAGCCGGCCCCGGAACATGGACTCCCTGCTGCGGGGCGCCACTTTCGCCGCCGCGCTGGGGCTGTTCTTCCTGCTGATCCTCCTGCCGCTGGTGTCGCTCAACCAGTACGCGGTGCGGGAGGGTTTCGGGGTGTTCTGGGACCGGCTCAAAAACCCCGACGCCGTCGCCGCGCTGCGGCTGACCGGCCTCGTCGCGCTGGCCACGACCGGGGTCAACGGCGTCATCGGGACGGCGATGGCGTTCCTCCTTACGCGGTACCGGTTCCCGGGCCGCAAGGCGATCAACGCCCTGGTGGACATCCCGCTCGCCATCCCCACGGTGGTCACCGGGTTCGCCCTGCTGCTGATGTACGGGCCCCTGGGACCGGTGGGGAGGTTCTTCGGGGAGCGGGAGATCCAGATCATGTTCTCGTTCCCCGGCCTCCTGCTGGGGCATGTCTTCGTAACGTTCCCGTTCATGGTCCGGGCGGTGGGCGCCGTGCTCGAATCGGTGCCGCGCTCGGGGGAGGACGCGGCGCGAACGCTGGGCGCGAAGGAGTGGCAGGTGTTCGCCTTCGTGACGATCCCGGCCGTCCGGGAGGGGATCGTGGCGGGAGCCTTCCTCACGTTTTCCCGGTCCCTGGGGGAGTTCGGCGCCTCCATCATGGTGTCGGGGAACCTCGTGGGCCGGACGCAGACCGGGCCGCTCTACATCTTCTCGCGGTTCAACACGGGAGACGTGGAGGGCGCGGCGGCGATCGCGATCCTGCTGGCGCTGGCGTCCTTCCTCATCCTCCTGCTGCTTCAGCTCTTCCAGTCGTCCGTGGCGAGGAAGGTCGGATGA
- a CDS encoding ABC transporter ATP-binding protein, with protein MTAPHLIIENVRKSFGPKDVLNDVSFSVVRGEMVSILGPSGCGKSTLLRVLAGLLREDRGTIRIEGKEMSGVPPRERGIGFVFQDYALFPKMTVRENVAFGPRVRGAPAAARYRKASEMLDLVGLAEEADRPVDTLSGGQRQRVALARALAVSPSLLFLDEPLSALDIKVRERLRREIAAVQRKVGITTLIVTHDQQEAMEMGDRVAVMNEGRIEQVATPREVYQDPATEFVARFVGEVNVLPGMPYRGYAYAGSLAIRLDGNGAGRSGGTIKVLLRPEDVTLLPPGIAEAGQAHATVGSVSYLGAHLRVEMTTEEGYPLTALLQRSHKMADRLASGDTVRVAALRGSILPDPMGGRDPEYYL; from the coding sequence ATGACCGCACCCCACCTGATCATCGAGAACGTCCGAAAATCGTTCGGCCCGAAGGACGTGCTGAACGACGTCTCCTTCTCCGTGGTGCGGGGAGAGATGGTGTCCATCCTGGGGCCCAGCGGATGCGGCAAATCGACCCTCCTGCGCGTGCTGGCGGGGCTTCTTCGCGAAGACCGCGGCACGATCCGGATCGAGGGCAAGGAGATGTCCGGAGTGCCCCCGAGGGAACGCGGCATCGGGTTCGTCTTCCAGGACTACGCCCTCTTCCCGAAGATGACCGTCCGGGAGAACGTGGCGTTCGGCCCCCGCGTCCGGGGCGCGCCCGCGGCGGCAAGATACCGCAAGGCGTCGGAGATGCTCGACCTGGTGGGGCTCGCGGAGGAAGCGGACCGCCCCGTCGACACGCTCTCCGGGGGGCAGCGCCAGAGAGTCGCCCTGGCCCGCGCCCTCGCCGTTTCCCCTTCCCTCCTGTTCCTCGACGAGCCGCTCTCCGCCCTGGACATCAAGGTCCGGGAACGGCTGCGCCGGGAGATCGCGGCCGTCCAGAGGAAGGTGGGGATCACCACTCTGATCGTCACGCACGACCAGCAGGAGGCGATGGAGATGGGGGACCGGGTCGCGGTGATGAACGAGGGGCGGATCGAGCAGGTGGCCACTCCTCGGGAAGTGTACCAGGATCCCGCGACGGAGTTCGTCGCGCGGTTCGTCGGGGAGGTGAACGTCCTCCCGGGGATGCCGTACCGGGGGTACGCCTACGCGGGGAGCCTCGCCATCCGGCTGGATGGAAACGGGGCGGGTCGATCCGGCGGAACGATCAAGGTCCTCCTCCGGCCGGAAGACGTGACGCTGCTCCCCCCCGGAATCGCGGAGGCGGGCCAGGCGCACGCCACGGTGGGATCGGTCTCCTACCTCGGCGCGCACCTTCGCGTGGAGATGACGACGGAGGAAGGGTACCCGCTCACGGCCCTCCTCCAGCGGAGCCACAAGATGGCGGACCGGCTCGCGTCGGGCGACACGGTGCGGGTGGCCGCCCTGCGGGGGAGCATCCTTCCCGACCCGATGGGCGGCAGGGATCCGGAATATTACCTGTGA
- the cobA gene encoding uroporphyrinogen-III C-methyltransferase — protein MNTGNPYLPLFFDLSGARALVVGGGAVAARKIEALAAGGAAVTVAAKELCPALSARAARGELLAVRGAYREELLEGAELVFAATSDRALNARVSRDARRRRIPVNVADSPGECTFILPAVVRGEEFTAAISTGGKNPGAARALREFLEEHRAEVGVRLERGRRRRRIAARPGKVYIVGAGPGDPDLLTVRALGLLRSADAVVYDYLVPQEILSLAREKAAKICYARKGRTAGHGAAIKQNAIHETMVRLAREGKSVVRLKSGDPLVFGRGGEEAEHLAREGVPFEIVPGITAAVGCAAAARVPLTHRALASSVTFLPGHESDAKGGSAVAWDRLPKDGTLAVYMGVGRIAAVAMELTAAGFPPDTPFAAVENGSRPGERVVRGRLGDLHRTAEEAGIRSPAILFVGRTAALFQSEQKRENLDEPVAQGI, from the coding sequence ATGAATACCGGGAATCCGTACCTGCCTCTGTTTTTCGACCTCTCGGGCGCCCGGGCGCTCGTCGTGGGCGGCGGCGCGGTCGCGGCCCGGAAGATCGAAGCGCTCGCGGCCGGTGGGGCCGCGGTGACGGTCGCGGCGAAGGAGCTCTGCCCCGCCCTGTCGGCGCGTGCCGCGCGAGGTGAACTCCTGGCGGTCCGCGGGGCGTACCGGGAAGAGCTCCTGGAGGGGGCGGAGCTGGTCTTCGCCGCCACCTCGGACCGGGCGCTGAACGCCCGCGTGTCGCGGGACGCAAGGCGGCGCCGCATCCCGGTCAACGTCGCCGATTCGCCCGGGGAGTGCACGTTCATCCTTCCGGCGGTGGTGCGGGGCGAAGAGTTCACGGCGGCGATCTCCACGGGAGGGAAGAATCCGGGAGCGGCCCGAGCCTTGCGGGAGTTTCTCGAAGAGCACCGCGCCGAGGTCGGGGTCCGGTTGGAGCGCGGACGGCGGCGCAGACGCATCGCCGCGCGGCCGGGTAAGGTCTACATCGTCGGCGCCGGCCCCGGCGACCCGGACCTGCTGACCGTGCGTGCGCTCGGGCTGCTTCGCAGCGCCGACGCCGTCGTGTACGACTACCTCGTCCCTCAGGAGATCCTGTCGCTTGCCCGCGAAAAGGCGGCGAAGATCTGCTACGCCCGCAAGGGGCGCACGGCGGGCCACGGGGCGGCGATCAAGCAGAACGCCATCCACGAGACGATGGTGCGGCTGGCGCGGGAGGGGAAATCGGTCGTGCGGCTGAAATCGGGCGATCCGCTGGTCTTCGGAAGGGGCGGGGAGGAGGCGGAGCACCTCGCCCGCGAAGGCGTCCCGTTCGAGATCGTCCCCGGGATCACGGCGGCCGTCGGGTGCGCCGCGGCGGCCCGCGTGCCGCTGACGCATCGCGCCCTCGCCTCGTCGGTCACGTTCCTTCCGGGGCATGAATCCGATGCGAAGGGGGGAAGCGCGGTCGCCTGGGACCGCCTGCCGAAGGACGGGACGCTCGCGGTCTACATGGGCGTGGGGCGGATCGCCGCCGTCGCAATGGAGCTCACCGCCGCGGGATTTCCTCCGGACACCCCGTTCGCCGCGGTGGAGAACGGCTCCCGGCCGGGCGAGCGCGTCGTCCGGGGACGCCTGGGCGACCTGCACCGCACGGCGGAAGAGGCAGGGATCCGCTCCCCGGCGATCCTGTTCGTCGGGCGGACCGCCGCGCTGTTCCAATCCGAACAAAAGCGGGAGAACCTCGATGAACCTGTCGCGCAGGGTATTTGA